In the Uranotaenia lowii strain MFRU-FL chromosome 1, ASM2978415v1, whole genome shotgun sequence genome, ATATAAATCCCACGACTAGCAAGGTAAGAGAATTTCACTGCTCCAGTGACCTGCTTAACGCAGGAAGGACTGGGATACTGTGGGGTTTGCCTAGGTGCCTCACAGGCAACCGTTAGAGACTGACGTGATTTTACGGCCCGCCAGTCTTTCAGGCTCTTTGGCACGGTTCAGCATCACAGCTTGGCCAAGTGGAGTCGTTTCCGATAGTATATCCATAGCTATTTTAAAAGTTCGTTATCGAAGGTCTtcataaggggggggggggggggggggggctcggccgtacatctgcaatgaagcagacacgtttccactctgcgtggaactacttcgcagagcaACGACGTCTAATACAGCAACCTTGATAGCCGGTCTCTCCAAGAGCCCCTTCCATGTCTGCACTGTCACACGACGAACCTGCCCATCTCGGGCTGCGATCGCCTTGACCACTCGTCCTTTTGCCCAGTAGTTCCTAGGGAGGTTCCAGGCGATGATGATTACTAGGTCGCCTTCCTGGATCGGTTGCACGGGCTGAAACCATTTTTTACTCGTTTAACGACCTCTTCCAGAATGTGTCTGCGTACAGTTAACCCATCTTCAAGGAATGCTTCAGCACAATCATGTCATCGAAAATGATCGGGGGCTTACTACCGTTAGATGACCCTAACAAAAAGTGGTTGGGTGAAAGGAGTGGTTCACTATCGTTTTCGATCGGTATATTGGTTAGCGATCAAAAGTTCAGGATCATCTTGATCTCCATCAGCCTTGGAAGAAGAATCTTGTACGAGGGTATACGCGGGGGGTCGAACTCATTCATAGTTTTTTTCATCGACTGTATGAGGCGCTCCCAGCAGCCACCGGAATGTGGAGCGGCCGGAGGGTTGAACGTCCATTTGGTGGTCGGGCTGACGAACTCCACCTTCAGATCTCATCGATCTGCTCGCACAGCTCCATTGAGGCTCCGATGAAGTTGGTACCCCGATCACTCAGGACCTCCAAGGGCAAGCCTCTCCTCGCGATGAAATTGCGCGGCGCCAAGATGCACGAGTCTGTGTTCAGCGCGAATGAGCGATCTCGATGTGCACACCTCTGGTGATCATACAGGTGAGCAGGACTCCCCATCGCTTCTCCTAATGTCTACCAACTACAAAAGACATCGGTCGGAGAAAAAGACGCGCAATATTGTATTTGAGACGATATTTGGCATGGTAACCCGCAATCACCAAGTTCGCCACGTCGTACTGTTTCGGAAGTATGACGGGATGCTTACTAGCCTAATCTGCCCACTCGCTAGTCCAACCTCGCAATCTTAGGACATCGTGCTCGTCGAACGCTGGATTCAGCTTATAAAACAGAATGGACTTCGCCAGCGTACGTTGCCATGACTTAACTCCTTCTCTGCGTCTCAGCAGGATTTTAATCTCGTCGGGATAAACCTGTCGTTGAACGCACCGGTAGATCGAATCTTCTGCTAGCTTCAACTCCTTCTGTGTTAGAGCGCCTAGCTCCAAAGACGCTTCTTCTTTCCTCTTGCGGATGTTCAGGAAGTAATGCTACACATATCCAATTATCTGCAGAAGTCGTTTTTAACAAGAGAAGCGTTGGATGTCGATCGTTGCTATGGAAACTGTATGATGGAGCACGCCAGGACGAATTTTCTTCATGGTTTTTCTTTGATATCCGAGCCATGAACTTTCGGGGTTCCACAAGAAGTCTGGTCCACGGAACCCACGACTGCTAGGTTGGAGATCGGGTATCCTCTGCCACTTAGTGCCTTCGTCCGCAACGTTTTGCTTAGTCTTCAGCCATCTCCATTCTCCAACTTCCGTCATATTGAGCAGCTTGCAGATCCTGAAGGCCACAAATTGGCTACAGCGACGATGATCAGACCGCAGCCAGCAAATTACGTCACGGAAATCGGTGCAGAATACCCTTCGTGTGGTCTGAATTCTATGCGCATTCATAATGCTGTCGGCGAGACGTGCTCTACTACTCAAGGCGAGGAATTTCAACGGGTGTCACACGAGTTTTCGATCCGGTCAGAACACACTCTGCATTCCTTTCTTACTCGAATGATATGAAATTCGACGTTGTTACTGGATTCAGCGGGTATCGTAGTAAGGTAGCAACGAGGAATCCTGACCTGTCGGACATTCTGCTGAGTTTCGATCCACGTCTGCCACTTTTCGGTTAGTCGTGCGTTGATCTTCTCGTACCAGCCAGATCCGGAGTGCCAAATCTCCTGCAGCAGAATCTTGAGTTAGATCAGGAAATTGTGTCAGTTGTAGTGTCCCACCACATCTCGGGAACCTTTTTTGTTGACATCTTCGGACCGAAGCTCAGGTTCTTTTCCACGGTTGGCTCTTCATGCAGACGTTCAACGACATAACTGGAGTTTGAAAGCCAGTTTGGAACATCCGTGGATCCATCGTACCTCACCAGCTAACTCCACCACCTCCTCCTCGGTTTTGACGCTTGTCAACATGTCATCCACGTAGTGCTCATACTTGATACACTGCACCGCCCTAGGATACTGCTCCTCGAATCGATTAGCGTTCCGGTTCTTCACGTAGTGTGTACTACTTGAAGAACATGCCGCCCCATCACTACCAGAATCATCTAACTCCCCTGGTCTTGCTTCTTCATGGCAATCTGGAAGAACATCTCTCTTATGTCTCCCACGACGGCAACGCAAAACTTCCGGAACTAGAAGAGAACTGATGACAGGGACGTTAGCTGATCGGGACCCGTAAGCAGAAACGAATTGAGGGAAACTCAGTTGACCTTCGCTGCTGCGTCGAATACAAGGCGAATCTTCTTTGGCTGAGTTGGATTCGTAACCGGAAGTATCGGCAAGAACCAGTCGTTCTAATGTTTTTCCGCCTTTTCGTCGTCTAATGAACCCCTTCTTCTCGTAGTCGGACATTTTCGCTGGCAACGCGACCGCTAGATCAGAGTCTTCGTTTCAGTAGACAGTCCAGACGCTTCAGGGCCTAGTTTATTCGGTTGTAACACCTCAACAATCCAGTCTCGTAGCGTTTCTCTATTAGCCACGTTTCAGTGGACAGGATCTTCAACGCACGGTCTTCATCCTTCGACAGCATCGCCTTCGACGATGCGACAATCCCCAGCGACTCGATCGAGTAATACTCCTTCAGGGCAGcgttcagtttttttcttcgtCCTCCTTGATACACGGGCCGATGTGGAAACTGTGGTTTTCGCACCGCGCTCCGATGAATAGGGATCCAAAATCCTGCCGAGTCGTGTCTTGGACACCATTGGCTTGTTCTCACCTCCTTCAATGCTCCTCAACGAGCTTTCTAGGTGATAGTTGTTCATTCCGATAAGAATTCGAGGAGAGGCACTGTCGTAGGACTGCAGTGGTAAACCGGCGAGATAGCTGTACTTCGCCACCATCTTTGGAATCGACACCAACTGCTTCGGAAGAGAAAGATCACGAGCCTCTGGCATCTCGAACACATCAGGCACTCCTCTGATCCCGGAAATCTTTACTGCTAGTTCGACCGATTCATTCTCTTCGCGGCTTTGACCACCGTCAAGTCAAGGTACAGCGGGTAGGAAGTGCCTTTCAACGCCAACACCTTAAGCAGTCTGTACTCCATCACGATAGCCGACAATCCATTGTCGAGGAACGCATAGGTTTTGACTTGATTTCTCCTACCGTAGATAGTCACCGGAACGTAACGGAACAAGACTCTCCGCGTTGGCTTGGAAAGTATGTTGTAGCTTTTCGTAGAATTCACCGGCttgcgaaaacaaaaaaatcctccCTTTTAAGCAAGGTTTAACTTTCTTATCGTAGATTGTATCATCGTGTGTTCTTGAAAGGAAATATGTGAAATTACGTCTAGAGAAAACTTAATTTACGGACAATCGGTGTTTGTGCATAAAAGTTACAGCCAAACAATTGGTTCTGCAGTTTAACAAGAacaaattatgtcaaatttacATACGAACtctttgtgaaaaacaaatttggatGAGGTCTTTCACGATCCTAGGCCTCGTTTTCAACCTCcatagttttgatgaaaatacagtaaaaaaaaactttgtaatcTATTTACTATCAGCTTTCTATATGAAAGTTTTCAAGCCTAAATACCCAATGGGTGATTTTTTACAGCATTTGCAAAGTGATGCAATCTGTGTGGGATATCCttaatatgtgaaaatattaTCTAcaaatcaagaatttttaaaaaccactgCTTAAAGGGTCTGAAGTAGAGCTTATACTTTTCTCCgcatctgaaaactgttttttaattttttccaaacaaaattctCGTAGAACGATATGTCAAAAGTGGCTTTCGGAAAtctttataaattaaaattaagttataATCGATATTGATTCTGTCTCTCCCATAATCGCAGGGAATTGTGACCGGTTGGGGAGCGACGTCGGAAAACGGTCAGATTTCGGTCAATCTGAGGGAGGTGACGGTGCCGATCATGTCCAACACCGAGTGCCGCATGAGTGGGTACGGCGAGACGCGCATTACCGAGAACATGATGTGCGCCGGCTATCCGATGGGCATGAAGGACTCGTGCCAGGGCGACAGCGGCGGTCCGATGCATGTGATCAATCAGGATATGAGGAGCGATAATATCCACCAGATCGCGGGTATTGTGTCCTGGGGCGAAGGCTGTGCCAAGCCGAACTATCCGGGGGTTTACACGCGGGTCAATCGGTTCCACACTTGGATCACGACAAATGCCGCTGATGGTTGTTTCTGCTCGGAGTAATGGGATCGAAATAAAAAGGATTAACTCGATTGTGTGAAGTTTACTTGAAGAATCCGAAaagttttattattgaaataaaaattgtagagTTTAACATTctgtggaaatattttttccaaacaacTTTTCACAGGTTATCAAGGATGAACCCGAAAAGGCTGTTGAACGACAGGACAGTGCATTCCTGGAGTGGCTTGAGCTGTTGACGGGGGTAGCTCGGCCCGGACCGCCACTCAAACCGGCTGAAAACTGTACGGAATGTAGTAAGTGTGTTCCTACAGGTTGATAGCGCTTTCTTCCTACATATAGTTTGCTTTTTCTATCTCAGAATGTGGTCGGACAAATCAGGTGAAGCGCATCGTTGGAGGCATGGAAACACGAGTCAACCAGTACCCTTGGATGGCCATCCTGAAGTACGGGGGTTCGTTCTACTGTGGCGGAACACTGATCACAGATCGTCACGTAATGACTGCGGCTCACTGTGTCCACGGCATCCGCAGACAACGGATTACGGTTACACTGATGGATCATGATCGTACCGTGGATGAGGACGCGGAAACCACTACGGCCAAAGTGGAACGCATCTTCAAGCACAACTTGTACAATCCGTTGAGGTATGATAACGATATCGCTATCCTGAAGCTGGACCAGGTGATAACGTTCAACGACAAAACAAGACCGGTTTGCCAGCCTTCGCCAGATGAGTCCTTTGCTGGATATGATGTAAGGACTAGTCCTTGaaaaagttgcaattttttgacgaaacgtcgttttcttctatttttcccCCCTCTAGGCCATTATTACCGGTTGGGGTACCACATCGCAGGGAGGTGAAGTATCGTCCACCCTCCTGGAGGTGACGGTTCCGGTCATGACCAATGAAGAATGTCGGAATACATCGTACGGCGAGAGTCGCATCACGGATAATATGCTGTGTGCTGGACTCCCCGATGGTGGCAAGGATTCCTGCCAGGGCGACAGCGGTGGTCCGCTGCATATTATCGATCGTGGATCGGAATCGGAAATGATCCACCAACAGGCCGGGGTTGTGTCCTGGGGTGAAGGCTGTGCCAAGCCGGATAAACCCGGGGTCTACACTAGGGTGAACCGGTATCTGGACTGGATCCGGAATAATACCATCGATGGGTGCCACTGCACTCAATGATTGTATTTCTTTTAATCTTTTAGTGAAAAATATTATCTTCATTgccatatttattttattaaattaattaggaaaaatatttattatacaTTTCAATATTCTTAattggtttgaaaaatatttatataggTAATaggaaaaagtaataaaaagacaaaaagtaatttttagcattattttaaaagaatgagaaatttaggataaaaattGCGGGGTCTCCCACTTTAGCTTGGTGAAATCATTTCTTCTTTGTAACTGCAACTGAATCGTAAAAATAATCCGAtccaaaacaacttttttttctcccaaAACTGGAACAGCAGCTGGACGAATCCTTTTTAAAGCGTTTCCCACTCTTTCTCGATATATGCGTAGGAATGGTTTATCACTGCTTTTCCTGTTGAAGATAAAATAAAGTCATGTAGCGCTATTGACATTCTCATAGGAAACGTTGTTCAGTAAAGATGGTTCATCATAAGAGTACCTACAGATTTGTAGCAGTAGTGTTgctaatttttataaactttagtTGTGCTGAAACGGTCCCGGTAAGTACAAAATCTAGTTTAATCATATTAAGCTTGAATAAAGCATTGAGCCACTTCCAAATTCAAATTGCGCTAATGTgggcttgaaattcaagaatgaattgaattttttttaaatcgatcttgaataataataaacaaGAAAAGTCGACAAATTAGGGAAGCTTTCAACTATCAATCATTATTCGACCAAATGTGGTTTAGTCGGGACAGTTTTCGGACTTTTTCTCTAAAACTTCTATAAACCCGAGCTTCAAAAGCTTTCGATTATTTTAGAtggtgaattttgtgaatctaAATAAcatcaaggcaaaaaaaaccaACCCTGCCTTAATAACGGGTGGGGTTTACTAAAAATcgacaataaacaaaaattagtcAAGTGCATTTTtgcaatatagcaaaaacaaaatcacagaaaattttGCATCGATTGGTAGTGCACGGGTGGTttacttaaattaaattaaacggTAAATCGGCTACACAGGAACTTGCCGCTAATGTTGCAATGCAAATTCCGGTGCCACACTTCAATCAGATTTAAGACCGTTTTCTGCCGTTTcctcaattattattttctctAGTCATTTCACACTAGTTACTTCACTTTACACTTCAcgcactttgaaaaaaaaaatgaatcctgCTGAACCAATCGGAAATTGCACCCAAATAATTAAAACAGGAGAACCAAAACACAACGCCGATTCGgaatttaattcgaaaaaaaacatttccttcATTTCTACAATCAGAcccaaaacttttcgaaatttaaccACATATAAAATTGCACGAGCGATCAAAACACGATCGCTCTCGACCAAGGCTTGCTTAGATCCGTATAGTACTAGATCAGGCATGGCAAAGACTACTAAAATTATAAGAATAGGTATTTAAGTAGTAAAAcagttaattgaaatttttattttgaaaaaaaattaggctgGAAGAAATATCGATTCCTTCCTTTGTCACAACCTCCCCTCCCCGCtccttcgaaatttaaaaaaaccccTGAAGGggtgaataaataaagtttgaggtattttatgtaaatttcgaaaaaaaaaacatcaaatatcCGAAGGATTACAagtcaaaaaacaaatattggaagatgggagttatttcacctttcaTATCCTTGATTTTATAGAATTGTTCGATAAACAAGaaattgatttataggttttgtggaATGATGTTCTATGCAATTTatttgcaatttattccaatttatttgtttttcacataatttttattatccccTCCCCTCTaacgatgttccaactccgagactccgagtgacaaaagaaggttttgaaatttgttccggccttattgcaTGTTCTTATGATAATATATTGTTTGATTCTCTGTGAGGTTTGACACCTTTTGAGAGATActtatttgttgaaatttgattgaaGTTGGTTTGTCGCTGACACTTTCATCGCTATTGATAAATCAGATAACCTTGAACGATGAGAAGTCTTTGTAGCCATCATGATTGAAAAAAGCAGGAATTTTGTCAACAAATTTCCGCAGCTCAATATTACGTTCGGAAAAACTTGTCAGCttataagcttgccagattgcccgtttTTTCCGTACTTGTCCGGACATTAAGTACAAAATACGGTTCATCccagccgatttttttttcactttatttgcaaaaacagATAAGAAACTCAAAtctaataacaataatttttgatttttaagaccaaaatcgaatttttttttcaagttttgtcaaaaaatccaTAGGAATTCTATGGAAGCCTAGAATAGAATCTGCTGATgtcttttgataaaaatattttgtttctagtgtttttcttcttgatttttgttctatgatttctgggttttgacgaaattttccggatattgctcaattttgagttgaaattttttaaacctattgctgggattttgccaggtttttagccAAGATTTGACCTGCCCGGATAcatgcgggaaaaattctggcaaccttaatctaatcACAACTCAAGGTGGAGGTAAAGATGTCAATGTACctgatttttcatgatttgcctgatttttcgaggttcagcctgacaacctgataagccattggatattcctgatttttttttaaataagcctgattttgcttgatttttgcgaatgtgatgaaaaatgggtagcgAGGAACTGCATTCGATACCGTTGcttaagtgaaaatgtggatcgaccacttaaaaaataaaggtCATCACTTAGAGCGAAActtccgttactttaacgtatACTGACTTTAATTTCtccttgattttgaaaaaaaaaattgacaacccTAGGGGAgggcattttcaaaaaatgctgcagtcagagatgccaatatgcttgatttttcaggtattgGCTGATTTTCGAGGCCCGATATTTTGCTAAAAACCCTTTATGTGCTGGCTGGAAATTACGTGCTAATCGTGACACTTGGTGATGCGATGTTTAAGAAGTTTGTGGAGGCGAATTGCATGTAGGCTTAAAAGTTCTCCATCAACATAAAGACAACAACTGAACAGTTGTGTGCATGATGCGGAACGGATACATGTAAACAAACATCGTTCGGTCATCAGAAATAACAGCAATCTTGTTGGTGTTTGTGAGAGTTTACCTACGAGCTGTCAGCAGAGCAGTAGGCCTTGGAAAAGTGGGCTGGATCCAAAGGAATGCAACTTTATACGACACCACAGACAAAATTATTCTATAAAACGTTTAATGTTCTATTTGCTAAGTGCTAGTGGATctcgtttttaagtttttttttttttgataaaattcctTAATAGCCTTAATAGCATTGGAGATGAAAGCCTAAAcctgattaaaaaaagtttaaatctgaccaaaaaagcaaaaatcttATAGATGTTCTCCACACGGGTTTAAGGCTGCATCCCTGTAGCTGTATCGAATGTAAACAAAGTGCATGCTGTCATTGCTGTCTTCAAAAGTTTAGCAGTTGCATGAAAAAATAGTGTTCCCACACACGGTATAAGTATATAAGGTAGGCTACTAAGacgagtaaacaactcgtttgaatAAAACTagtgacgtcattactatctgcctatagcgtgccaggcaaaaagttttgcgcgcgtaggataatgctgcatacaccgaggatcactagatggatagtaatgacgacattatcgggaagatatcaccttattatattgtacaccgtgGTTCCCACATATCGTTGAGGAAAATTGCAGTAACTGGAAGAAAGCAGGGGG is a window encoding:
- the LOC129738328 gene encoding transmembrane protease serine 9-like: MNWRVTSRFAIKALQLLVICAVIGIVRGNSNQQTRVHDPTQIQHVLRQNPPPRNPFLQWLAGLIATTSTTEAPTLEPPTNCKTCKCGRTNKPTRIVGGTETRVNQYPWMAMLQYGGTFYCGGTLISDRHVLTAAHCVHGFNPAKISVVLMEHDRSDQKEAETITSSVIRVIKHNGYNPNNYNSDIALLRLNKTIDFDDKKRPVCMPSKKKSFSGYDGIVTGWGATSENGQISVNLREVTVPIMSNTECRMSGYGETRITENMMCAGYPMGMKDSCQGDSGGPMHVINQDMRSDNIHQIAGIVSWGEGCAKPNYPGVYTRVNRFHTWITTNAADGCFCSEIRKVIKDEPEKAVERQDSAFLEWLELLTGVARPGPPLKPAENCTECKCGRTNQVKRIVGGMETRVNQYPWMAILKYGGSFYCGGTLITDRHVMTAAHCVHGIRRQRITVTLMDHDRTVDEDAETTTAKVERIFKHNLYNPLRYDNDIAILKLDQVITFNDKTRPVCQPSPDESFAGYDAIITGWGTTSQGGEVSSTLLEVTVPVMTNEECRNTSYGESRITDNMLCAGLPDGGKDSCQGDSGGPLHIIDRGSESEMIHQQAGVVSWGEGCAKPDKPGVYTRVNRYLDWIRNNTIDGCHCTQ